A window from Anser cygnoides isolate HZ-2024a breed goose chromosome 1, Taihu_goose_T2T_genome, whole genome shotgun sequence encodes these proteins:
- the SHISA2 gene encoding protein shisa-2 homolog, with translation MRRREPRPGAGRRRRRPGSGGPRAAAPSVCAMRGGGCCPLLLAALGWLLPAGAAGSGEYCHGWLDGQGGWRDGFQCPERFDGGDATICCGSCALRYCCSSAEARLDQGACDNDRRHGAAEPGRPGKDGPDGAAVPIYVPFLIVGSVFVAFIILGSLVAACCCRCLRPKQEPQQSRAPGGTRLMETIPMIPSASTSRGSSSRQSSTAASSSSSANSGARAPPTRSQTNCCLPEGTMNNVYVNMPTNFSVLNCQQATQIVPHQGQYLHPPYVGYAVQHDSVPLAPVAPFLDGLQGGYRQIQSPFPHAGGEQKMYPAVTV, from the exons ATGCGGCGCCGGGAGCCgcggccgggggccgggcgtcgccgccgccgcccaggCTCGGGGGGGCCCCGAGCGGCCGCCCCCTCGGTGTGCGCCAtgcggggcgggggctgctgcccgctgctgctggcggcgctgggctggctgctgccggcgggggcggcgggcagcggggagTACTGCCACGGCTGGCTGGACGGGCAGGGCGGCTGGAGGGACGGCTTCCAGTGCCCCGAGCGCTTCGACGGCGGCGACGCCACCATCTGCTGCGGCAGCTGCGCCCTCCGCTACTGCTGCTCCAGCGCCGAGGCGCGGCTCGACCAGGGAGCCTGCGATAACGACCGGAGGCACGGAGCCGCCGAGCCCGGACGGCCCGGCAAGGACGGCCCCGACGGGGCGGCAG TGCCCATCTACGTGCCGTTCCTCATCGTTGGGTCCGTCTTCGTCGCCTTCATCATCCTGGGCTCGCTGGTGGCGgcgtgctgctgcaggtgcctgCGGCCCAAGCAGGAGCCCCAGCAGAGCCGCGCGCCCGGGGGCACCCGCCTGATGGAGACCATCCCCATGATCCCCAGCGCCAGCACCTCCCGCGGCTCCTCCTCCCGACAGTCCAGCACCGccgccagctccagctccagcgcCAACTCGGGGgccagagcccccccgaccAGGTCGCAGACCAACTGCTGCTTGCCCGAGGGGACCATGAACAACGTCTACGTCAACATGCCGACCAACTTCTCGGTGCTCAACTGCCAGCAGGCCACCCAGATCGTGCCGCACCAGGGGCAGTACCTGCACCCGCCCTACGTGGGCTACGCCGTCCAGCACGACTCGGTGCCGCTCGCCCCCGTGGCCCCCTTCCTGGACGGTTTGCAGGGTGGCTACAGGCAGATCCAGTCCCCATTCCCGCACGCCGGCGGCGAGCAGAAGATGTACCCGGCCGTGACCGTGTAG